From the Clostridium cagae genome, the window TTGCAAAAAGATATTTTAAAAGAACTTGAAAATATTGAAATCAGATTATATAGAGCGTTGGGAAATAATAGGTTTTATGAAAGTGATATAAAGTTAAGAATTTTAATAACAAATTTTTTAGGTGGTTTAATTAATATAATTAGAAAGTCAGATATATGCAATAATATTCAGGTTATAAAGGATATTAATAACATATTAAAAAGCCTTTATAAATTTAATGATAATAACTTAACTGATGGGTTTAACATAAAATTAGAGGAACCTATAGAAAAAAATGAGAAGAAATATGTTAATTATGAAATAGAGCAATATGTAATTTGGTTTAATAGTGCTGTCAGGAAAAATTTAGAAAATAAGAATGCATATTTTAAGAATAAAAAAGAAGCTATAGTTATTTTGAAAAAATATTCAAAGAAATATAATTTAACTCTTGAAAATGGTTTTAGATCTACATCTGTTAAGTTTAATACAGCAATACGATATTCAATACTTATGGTTATTGGAGTAGTTTCTGTAAAAATATTAAATATTCCTCATGGTCTGTGGTTACTTACAACAATAACTGTAGTAGGATTACCATATAAAGAAGAGACCAATAGAAAAGGTGTATATAGAGTACAAGGAACTTTTATTGGAATTGTTCTATTTTTAATTATAACATTTTTCACTACAACTCCATTAGTTATGATAGCGGTAACTATAATTTCTGTGTACTTAAGTACTACTAAAAAAATGCCTTATAATATATCAAGTATATTTATAACTTTGAGTGCATTATGTCCAAGTGTTTTAATATATGCTAATGAAAATTTTGTTATAAACAGTAAGTATAGAATATCTTTAGTTTTCTTAGGGTGTTTAGGAGTTATTATTTTTAATAATTCAATATTTCCATACAGCATAAAGGTATCTATAAAAAATACTTTTGAATCATATAAAAGCTTGGTATTTGATACAATAGAGCTTTTTGAAAAAGATAGCTCAGTAGATGATATTTATAGAAGTGCAAATGAACTGTTATTAATAAATAAATATCTATGGACTAGATTAGTCTATAATAATAACTATGTTAAAAGTAATTATATTAATAAACTTTTATCAGAAGAATTAGTTTTTACTATGAGCATTAGTTCACTTTTGGCAGAAAAACAACGATTTATTAACAATGAGAATTTTATAAAGGATATGTGTATTTGCTTTAGGGACAGTGTTGATAATAAAAATTTAAACGAAATTTTTTATAAAAGATTCTATGAAGCATCTGCTTATGAAGAAAAATTGCTCATTATAAATATATATAGAATATATATACAAGTTAATATTATTGATGAAATAATAGTGTAAATTATAGGAATAAAGATTAATAAGAAAAAAAATTATGTATAAACTAATGAGGTATCAGATATTTATTTTATAGTAAGACTTATTGCTATAATGAAGCATAGAAGTATATAGCTATAAGATAATTTAGCATTCTGTTACAAATGGAAATAGTAGAGGAGATAAGATGAAGAATAAAGAAGTAATTGTAAATACTTATTTAAATTTAGAAAATACTTATATTAAACTTCCTAAAAAATTATTTTCAGAGCAGAATCCAAGTGAAGTGAAAAGTGCTAAGTTAGAAGTATTTAATGAGTCATTGGCAAGTGATTTAGGACTAAGTGAAGAGTTTTTACAAAGTGATGATGGAGTAGCTTTCTTTGCTGGGAATAAAATTTTAGAAGGTACAGTTCCAATTGCCCAAGCTTATGCAGGTCATCAATTTGGACATTTTACAATGCTAGGGGATGGTAGAGCTATTCTTATAGGAGAATTAAAATCCCAAAATGGAGAAAGATTTGATATTCAACTTAAAGGGGCGGGTAGAACACCATATTCAAGAGGTGGAGATGGAAAAGCCACTTTAGGACCAATGCTTAGAGAATACATAATAAGTGAAGGGATGTATGGATTAGGAATTCCAACAACTCGTAGTTTGGCAGTAGTTTCAACGGGAGAAGATGTAATGAGAGAGGAAATTTTGCAAGGAGCAGTCTTAACTCGGATAGCAAAAAGCCATATACGTGTTGGAACATTTCAATTTGTTTCAAATTGGGGAACTGTTGAAGAACTGAAAGCATTAGCTGATTATACTTTAAATAGGCATTTTAAAAAGGCAGAATATGAAGGCAACCCGTATATATATTTACTTAATGAAGTTATAAAAAGTCAAGCAAAACTTATTTCAAAGTGGCAGTTAGTAGGCTTTATTCATGGAGTTATGAATACTGACAATGTGACTATTAGCGGAGAAACTATTGATTATGGTCCTTGTGCATTTATGGATGTGTATGATCCAGATACTGTATTTAGTTCTATTGATATTAAGGGTAGGTATGCTTATGGAAATCAACCTAAAATAGGAGCTTGGAATTTAGCTAGATTTGCTGAAACGCTATTACCACTATTGGATAAAAATTTAGAAGTAGCTGTAGAAATAGCTCAAAATTTAATATCTAAGTATAGTGATTTATATAATAAATATTGGTATACAGGAATGAGAGCAAAGCTTGGAATATTTAATGAAGAAGAAGAAGATAAAAAGTTAATACAATCTCTTTTAACTATTATGAAGAGATTTAAGTCAGATTATACAAATACTTTTCGTAATTTAACATTAGGAAATCTAAGTGATATAGATGTGTTTGCAAGTGAAGAATTTAAGATGTGGTATGAATTATGGAAAGAAAGATTAAAAAGGCAAGATCAATCAAGTGAAGAATCAAATAAGCTAATGAAAAAAAATAATCCAACAGTAATACCACGTAACTATAGAGTAGAAGAAGCATTAGTTGCAGCAGTTAAAGATAATGATTATTGTGTTATGCAACGTCTTTTAGATGTTCTTAAAGATCCTTATGACTATTCAAATATGAATGAATATTATTCTACATTACCCAAATCAACAAGTTGTGCATATAAGACTTATTGTGGTACTTAAATTAAAATAGAAATACAATATATAATAAAATGTTTATCATATCTAATTAATTAGATATAATATTAAGTAAGAGATAAAAACACAGTTCTGTTGGTAGTCAGAACCTATAATAAATATATAGCAGTAACCTGCCCTCCTGGGTTGTCCGTTCTCTTATAAGTTTTTATTTTCAGGAGGAGAAGATTATGTTAATATCAGTTAAGCTAACAGTTTTATTCAATGAACCTTTTTGGATAGGAGTATTTGAAATTGAAGAAGATGAATATTATAAAGTTAGTAAAGTAACATTTGGTTCTGAGCCAAAGGAATCAGAAATTTTTGATTTTGTATTAAAAAATTATTACAGCTTAAAATTTATACTACAAGAAGTAGAAGATGAAAAATACCTAAAAAAGAGAGAGAACCCAAAGAGAGTACAAAGGGCAATAAAAAAAGAGTTGAAAAGTAAAGGAATAGGAACGAAAGCACAAATAGCAATAAAAGAACAATATGAAACTAACAAGATACAACGTAAGAAAAAAAGTAAAGAAGAAAATGAAAGTGAACAAATAAGGAAATTTCAAATAAAACAAAATAAGAAGAAAGAGAAGCATAAAGGCCATTAGAGTTTAATAAGAAGTAAAGATGTTATTGAGGATTAACAAAAGAATATAATTATAAAATATATAGTATATAAAGTTAATATTTGACGTAATTTGTAGTTTGTGATAATATGAGTACAAATAAATATCGTTAGGGGAGCTTGTACAAACAGGCTGAGAGGAAGCGAAATGTAGCTTTGACCCATAACCTGATTTGGATAATGCCAACGTAGGGAGTAACATTAAATGTATTTAATGGGATACGCTTATATGGCGTATCCCATATTTTTTTGCAAATTTAAATATTTAAATTAATAATATATAAACTTAGGGGATGATAAAATATGACAATTTTAATTTACACTATAGTTGCATTGTATTTTATAACTTGTGCAATTATTTTAAAAGGAAATAAGCCTAGTTTAAAAGAAGCATGTTTGATAGGTATAATTTCTGCTATGGCATTAATACTTAGATGTATAAGAGTACCTCTCCCGACTGGTTCATCAATAGCACTTCTTGGAGTTTTGCCAACAATGTTACTAGGAATTATCTATAATCCACAATTAGGGATTATAAGTGGATTAATAACAGCAACGCTTTCTATTATCTTAGTTCCTGGATATGCGCCAGTTCATCCACTTCAAATTTTTGTAGAACATTTTCCAGCATTATCTGTTTTAGGCTTTGCAGGCATATTTGATTGTAGTAAAAAGTACAAAATGGTTTTAGGATCTTTTATTTCTATAGCATTAAATGTATTGTTTCATACAGTTTCGGGAGTGTTATTTTTTTCACAATATGCACCATCAGGTATGGGAGCTTGGACATATTCAATAACTTATAATTTATCAAGTCATGGTGTAGAAGGTATTATTGCAATATTTATTCTTACAATATTACCAATTAAATATCTTAAAAAAACGTTAGGAGGAAATACAAATGTCATTCGTGAAAACTTTAGTAGATAATTCTATGGATATATGGGAGGCATATTTAAAACATCCATTTATAATTGAATTGCAACAGGGAACATTAGATATAGAGAAGTTTAAGAACTATATAGTACAAGATAGTATATATTTAAAAGAGTATGCAAGGGTTTATGCCTTAGGAATGTATAAGTCGAAAACTTTAAAAGAAATTCAAAATTTTTATAGTATTTTAAGTTTTGTAAATGCAGATGAAACTAGCACAAGACTAAAATATTTAAAGGAGTGGAATATTACACAAGAAGATATAGAAGTTGCAGAAGTAAAGAAAGAAAATAAAGAATATATAGATTTTATGATGAAAATAGCTGAAAAACAGCAAGTACCAGAAATATTAATGGCGACTCTTCCGTGTATGTTTAGTTATTGCTATATTGGTAAGGAGATTAAAAAAAATAATCCTAATATAGAATCAACTAAGTATTGGGATTTTATTCAAGATTATGCATCTGATTTATATGCTCAAAGTTGTATAGAGTGGGGAAATTATGCAGAAGAGTTATGCAAGGATTTTGATACAGATAAAAAAACTAAATTAATTAAAATTT encodes:
- a CDS encoding FUSC family protein is translated as MKKLIGLIVAMATLIIFAIFQRDNVCIWLGSVYILISYLSEEFKGNIIKNTIELIILEVVIGIGAYLANLNLINAAVITFIICFYIYYRYVYYTKRPQYLGFLITYVMLVFSPITIEKLPTRLFLLICVAIFINIIYFFMNKKDFIENIDLSIHDELGKCEKLLDKILLDKENTYSTVLQKDILKELENIEIRLYRALGNNRFYESDIKLRILITNFLGGLINIIRKSDICNNIQVIKDINNILKSLYKFNDNNLTDGFNIKLEEPIEKNEKKYVNYEIEQYVIWFNSAVRKNLENKNAYFKNKKEAIVILKKYSKKYNLTLENGFRSTSVKFNTAIRYSILMVIGVVSVKILNIPHGLWLLTTITVVGLPYKEETNRKGVYRVQGTFIGIVLFLIITFFTTTPLVMIAVTIISVYLSTTKKMPYNISSIFITLSALCPSVLIYANENFVINSKYRISLVFLGCLGVIIFNNSIFPYSIKVSIKNTFESYKSLVFDTIELFEKDSSVDDIYRSANELLLINKYLWTRLVYNNNYVKSNYINKLLSEELVFTMSISSLLAEKQRFINNENFIKDMCICFRDSVDNKNLNEIFYKRFYEASAYEEKLLIINIYRIYIQVNIIDEIIV
- a CDS encoding protein adenylyltransferase SelO, coding for MKNKEVIVNTYLNLENTYIKLPKKLFSEQNPSEVKSAKLEVFNESLASDLGLSEEFLQSDDGVAFFAGNKILEGTVPIAQAYAGHQFGHFTMLGDGRAILIGELKSQNGERFDIQLKGAGRTPYSRGGDGKATLGPMLREYIISEGMYGLGIPTTRSLAVVSTGEDVMREEILQGAVLTRIAKSHIRVGTFQFVSNWGTVEELKALADYTLNRHFKKAEYEGNPYIYLLNEVIKSQAKLISKWQLVGFIHGVMNTDNVTISGETIDYGPCAFMDVYDPDTVFSSIDIKGRYAYGNQPKIGAWNLARFAETLLPLLDKNLEVAVEIAQNLISKYSDLYNKYWYTGMRAKLGIFNEEEEDKKLIQSLLTIMKRFKSDYTNTFRNLTLGNLSDIDVFASEEFKMWYELWKERLKRQDQSSEESNKLMKKNNPTVIPRNYRVEEALVAAVKDNDYCVMQRLLDVLKDPYDYSNMNEYYSTLPKSTSCAYKTYCGT
- a CDS encoding YjdF family protein codes for the protein MLISVKLTVLFNEPFWIGVFEIEEDEYYKVSKVTFGSEPKESEIFDFVLKNYYSLKFILQEVEDEKYLKKRENPKRVQRAIKKELKSKGIGTKAQIAIKEQYETNKIQRKKKSKEENESEQIRKFQIKQNKKKEKHKGH
- the thiT gene encoding energy-coupled thiamine transporter ThiT, which gives rise to MTILIYTIVALYFITCAIILKGNKPSLKEACLIGIISAMALILRCIRVPLPTGSSIALLGVLPTMLLGIIYNPQLGIISGLITATLSIILVPGYAPVHPLQIFVEHFPALSVLGFAGIFDCSKKYKMVLGSFISIALNVLFHTVSGVLFFSQYAPSGMGAWTYSITYNLSSHGVEGIIAIFILTILPIKYLKKTLGGNTNVIRENFSR
- a CDS encoding TenA family protein — its product is MSFVKTLVDNSMDIWEAYLKHPFIIELQQGTLDIEKFKNYIVQDSIYLKEYARVYALGMYKSKTLKEIQNFYSILSFVNADETSTRLKYLKEWNITQEDIEVAEVKKENKEYIDFMMKIAEKQQVPEILMATLPCMFSYCYIGKEIKKNNPNIESTKYWDFIQDYASDLYAQSCIEWGNYAEELCKDFDTDKKTKLIKIFRQASICEMKFWDMSYNL